The following proteins are co-located in the Desulfatitalea tepidiphila genome:
- a CDS encoding site-specific DNA-methyltransferase, which produces MPRLTEQEQQEIIRFIEADKPLPEKYRFLLFAEKREVELVWNGKTNEVCNIVLPFQTIEQVDEPRAEKPADAVLQMGLFDERGRQLKGWTNKLIWGDNKLILSSLKNGPMREEIEKQGGLKLIYIDPPFDVGADFSMDIQIGGDTFTKKPTILEEIAYRDTWGRGADSFIAMIYERLALMRDLLAEDGSIYVHCDYRVSAFIKLCLDEVFGVSSLINEIVWKRRTGILNQSRKFGSSTDTIYFYAKSREKYIFNQPYIPYSEEDPYVKSKFVYTDQNGRRYRLHAITSPSYSPSLIYEYKGYKPPANGWSFKLETMKEWDAAGKLYFPDNKDQRIQRKQYLDESEGKPAQSLWDDIRPINSQALEDTKYPTQKPEEFVERMVKTSSNPGDLVADFFCGSGTTAAVAEKLGRKWIVSDLGKFAIHTTRKRMIDVQRKLKGEGKNYRAFAILNLGKYERQHYIGVNPNLREEQRQQKIAEKEAAFVELILRAYRAEKVDNFACFHGKRAGRLVAIGPVNLPVSRLFVEEIILECRKKHITKVDILGFEFEMGLFPNVLDEARSKGIDIAPKIIPAEVFDKRAVDKNQVVFHDVAAIEVKPIVKDGKKGKPATVAVKLTDFSVFYSQDSIKHAEETLKNKGSKIVVEKGQIVKVNKDAKGIVTREVLTQKWTDWIDYWAVDFNFESKREIIRINRSKGVQTKIDGTTEPVQLSFADYEEVWTGEYIFENEWQSFRTKKDRSLELISVARECPPGRRKIAVKVVDIFGNDTMTIVEVSVGGKK; this is translated from the coding sequence ATGCCACGTTTGACTGAACAGGAACAACAAGAAATTATCCGATTCATTGAAGCAGACAAACCACTGCCGGAAAAATATCGATTTCTGCTCTTTGCTGAGAAGCGCGAGGTTGAATTGGTTTGGAATGGCAAGACCAACGAGGTTTGCAATATTGTGCTACCTTTTCAAACCATTGAACAGGTGGACGAACCAAGAGCCGAAAAGCCAGCAGATGCTGTTTTGCAAATGGGTTTATTCGATGAACGAGGACGACAACTTAAAGGATGGACCAACAAACTTATATGGGGTGACAATAAACTGATTTTGTCTTCCCTCAAAAACGGTCCAATGAGGGAAGAAATAGAAAAACAGGGCGGTTTAAAGTTAATTTACATCGATCCACCGTTTGATGTGGGGGCCGATTTTTCAATGGATATTCAGATTGGAGGAGACACTTTTACCAAGAAACCTACTATCCTCGAAGAAATTGCTTATCGAGACACTTGGGGTAGAGGAGCTGATTCTTTTATCGCGATGATCTATGAACGGTTGGCTCTTATGAGAGATTTGCTTGCTGAAGATGGAAGTATTTATGTGCATTGTGATTACCGCGTTTCGGCATTTATTAAATTATGCCTTGATGAGGTGTTCGGGGTTAGTTCATTAATAAATGAAATCGTTTGGAAGCGGAGAACTGGCATCCTAAATCAAAGTAGAAAATTTGGTTCATCAACGGATACAATTTATTTTTATGCAAAGTCCCGAGAAAAATACATATTCAACCAACCATATATTCCATATTCTGAGGAAGATCCTTACGTAAAATCCAAGTTCGTTTACACTGATCAGAACGGTAGACGTTATCGTCTTCATGCCATAACGAGTCCGTCTTATAGTCCTTCTCTAATTTACGAATACAAGGGTTATAAACCACCAGCAAATGGATGGTCGTTCAAATTGGAAACGATGAAGGAGTGGGACGCGGCTGGGAAACTATATTTCCCAGATAACAAGGATCAACGCATACAGCGAAAACAGTATTTGGATGAAAGCGAGGGTAAGCCCGCCCAAAGTTTATGGGATGACATTCGCCCAATCAACTCACAAGCACTGGAAGACACAAAGTATCCAACCCAAAAACCCGAAGAATTTGTAGAACGGATGGTTAAAACATCGTCTAATCCGGGTGACCTTGTAGCGGATTTCTTCTGCGGTTCAGGCACAACAGCAGCAGTTGCAGAAAAGCTGGGTCGCAAATGGATAGTTAGCGATTTGGGCAAGTTCGCAATTCATACGACCCGAAAGCGCATGATTGATGTCCAACGCAAATTAAAGGGTGAAGGTAAAAATTATCGTGCATTTGCAATCCTCAATTTGGGAAAATATGAGCGACAACATTATATAGGCGTAAATCCGAATCTCCGCGAAGAACAACGTCAACAAAAAATCGCTGAAAAAGAAGCTGCATTTGTTGAGTTAATCTTGAGGGCATATCGAGCGGAAAAGGTCGACAACTTTGCCTGTTTTCATGGTAAACGTGCAGGAAGACTCGTGGCAATCGGCCCAGTCAACTTACCGGTTTCTCGCCTTTTTGTTGAAGAGATTATCCTTGAGTGCAGAAAAAAACACATCACCAAAGTGGATATCCTCGGGTTCGAGTTCGAAATGGGATTATTCCCGAATGTCTTGGATGAAGCACGTAGCAAGGGGATTGACATTGCACCCAAAATCATACCTGCTGAAGTCTTCGACAAGCGCGCGGTAGATAAAAATCAAGTGGTTTTCCATGACGTCGCGGCCATTGAAGTTAAACCCATTGTAAAGGATGGTAAGAAAGGAAAACCTGCAACGGTAGCTGTGAAGTTGACTGACTTTTCCGTTTTTTATTCTCAGGATTCAATAAAACATGCCGAGGAGACCTTAAAAAACAAGGGCAGCAAAATAGTTGTGGAAAAGGGGCAAATCGTAAAGGTCAACAAGGACGCCAAAGGAATAGTCACTCGTGAGGTTTTGACCCAAAAATGGACCGATTGGATCGATTATTGGGCGGTGGATTTTAATTTTGAGAGCAAACGTGAAATCATCCGAATTAACCGAAGTAAAGGCGTTCAGACAAAAATCGATGGAACAACAGAACCGGTGCAGCTTTCATTTGCTGATTATGAAGAGGTATGGACCGGTGAATACATCTTTGAAAATGAGTGGCAAAGCTTCCGGACCAAGAAGGATCGATCTTTAGAGCTGATTAGCGTCGCTCGGGAATGTCCTCCAGGACGACGCAAAATTGCCGTAAAGGTGGTCGACATCTTTGGCAATGATACGATGACGATCGTTGAGGTCAGCGTAGGAGGCAAAAAATAA
- a CDS encoding single-stranded DNA-binding protein — protein sequence MLNSCILTGNLGADPEIFYSSDGDPIATFNLAFRSSKKKTGWIKITCFQKLAEITERHLHKGARIAVAGILDQNKWETDEGVTRSSIQLIANTIEFIKTDGRGFGDNPADDVPI from the coding sequence ATGCTCAATTCCTGCATTTTAACCGGCAACCTGGGCGCCGACCCCGAGATTTTCTATTCCAGCGACGGCGACCCGATAGCCACATTCAACCTGGCATTCCGGTCATCCAAGAAAAAGACCGGCTGGATCAAGATCACCTGCTTTCAAAAACTGGCAGAAATCACCGAGCGTCATCTGCACAAAGGCGCCCGCATCGCTGTGGCCGGCATCTTGGACCAGAATAAATGGGAAACCGATGAGGGCGTCACCCGGTCATCGATCCAGCTCATTGCCAATACCATCGAGTTTATCAAAACAGACGGCAGGGGATTTGGCGACAACCCAGCCGATGATGTCCCTATCTGA